A genomic segment from Chitinophagaceae bacterium encodes:
- a CDS encoding glycine--tRNA ligase produces the protein MANEANNFQELIAHCKEYGYIFQSSDLYDGLSAVYDYGQLGAQLKKNLRDEWWKSMTQMHENIVGIDAAIFMHPTVWKASGHVDNFSDPMIDNKDSKKRYRVDHLIENFADELKESGEGKKAEEILAAMDALLAKDDFAGLKNLIEEHKIKCSISKTCNWTDVRQFNLMFKTEFGAVAGDNPDDNIVYLRPETAQGIFVNFLNVQKTGRMKIPFGIAQTGKAFRNEIVARQFIFRMREFEQMEMQFFIRPGSQMEWYEYWKSERKKWHESMGIPAAKLRYHNHVKLAHYADAAVDIEFEFPFGWKELEGIHSRTDFDLGQHAKYSKKKIQYFDNDIDPTTNKAIGNYTPYVVETSVGLDRLFLTVISLSYAEEKWTKDDGTEDSRVVMRIPAKLAPTKLAILPLIKKDGLPEIARQLMHECKSSFMCFYEEKDAIGKRYRRMDAIGTPFCITIDHQTKEDGTVTIRYRDDMRQERIAMGEVKKMVLDKIG, from the coding sequence ATGGCAAACGAAGCAAATAATTTCCAGGAACTGATTGCACACTGCAAAGAATATGGCTATATTTTTCAAAGCAGCGATTTATATGATGGCCTTAGCGCCGTTTACGATTACGGGCAATTAGGTGCCCAACTCAAAAAAAACTTAAGAGACGAGTGGTGGAAAAGCATGACGCAAATGCATGAAAATATTGTAGGCATTGATGCGGCTATTTTTATGCACCCTACCGTGTGGAAAGCCAGCGGCCATGTGGATAATTTTAGCGACCCAATGATTGATAATAAAGACAGTAAAAAAAGGTACCGGGTAGACCATCTTATAGAAAATTTTGCCGATGAACTTAAAGAAAGCGGAGAAGGGAAAAAAGCCGAAGAAATTTTGGCGGCGATGGATGCTTTGCTGGCAAAAGATGATTTTGCCGGCTTAAAAAACCTTATTGAAGAACATAAAATTAAATGCAGCATAAGCAAAACCTGCAACTGGACAGATGTGCGGCAATTTAACCTCATGTTTAAAACAGAGTTTGGCGCTGTAGCCGGCGATAACCCTGATGATAATATTGTATACCTGCGCCCCGAAACTGCACAGGGTATTTTTGTAAATTTTTTAAACGTACAAAAAACCGGCAGGATGAAAATCCCATTTGGCATAGCACAAACCGGTAAAGCTTTTAGAAATGAAATTGTTGCAAGGCAATTTATTTTTCGTATGAGGGAATTTGAACAAATGGAAATGCAATTTTTCATTCGCCCCGGCTCTCAAATGGAGTGGTATGAGTACTGGAAATCCGAAAGAAAAAAATGGCACGAAAGTATGGGTATACCTGCTGCAAAACTGCGCTATCACAACCATGTAAAACTGGCGCATTATGCCGACGCAGCCGTAGATATTGAATTTGAATTCCCCTTTGGATGGAAAGAGCTTGAAGGCATACATAGCCGCACCGATTTTGACCTGGGCCAACATGCCAAATACAGTAAAAAGAAAATTCAATATTTTGACAACGATATTGACCCCACAACAAATAAAGCCATTGGCAACTATACACCTTATGTAGTAGAAACTTCTGTTGGGCTCGATCGTTTGTTCCTTACCGTTATCAGCCTTTCTTATGCAGAAGAAAAATGGACCAAAGACGACGGAACCGAAGACAGCCGTGTGGTAATGCGTATACCGGCAAAGCTTGCGCCAACAAAGCTTGCTATTCTTCCCCTTATTAAAAAAGACGGCTTGCCCGAAATAGCCCGGCAACTGATGCACGAATGCAAAAGCAGCTTCATGTGTTTTTATGAAGAAAAAGATGCCATTGGAAAACGGTATCGCCGCATGGATGCCATTGGCACACCATTTTGTATTACCATTGACCATCAAACAAAAGAAGATGGAACCGTTACAATTCGTTATAGGGATGATATGCGCCAGGAAAGAATTGCGATGGGCGAAGTAAAGAAAATGGTGCTGGATAAAATTGGCTGA
- a CDS encoding FAD-dependent oxidoreductase, translating into MALLPWQKANIVQITQLTHNTRSFIFQFSGPGLFDFKPGQFVTIDLPIDEKPNKRWRSYSIASWPNGNNSFELCIVLNKEGKGTPYLFDEVKEGAELTLRGPVGVFTLPENIDKDVFLICTGTGIAPFRSMVHHIFNHNIPHKKIYLVFGCRKYEDALYADELKALAEKHPSLQFHSVFSRENVEENLDFTHKGYVHKVYESIVQSNKANSNQLIPATFYLCGWKQMVDEAKQRIMSLGYDRKSIHQELYG; encoded by the coding sequence ATGGCGCTTCTACCCTGGCAAAAAGCCAATATTGTACAAATAACACAACTTACCCATAATACCCGGAGTTTTATTTTTCAATTTTCCGGGCCGGGGCTTTTTGATTTTAAACCCGGCCAATTTGTAACCATAGATTTACCTATTGACGAAAAGCCCAATAAGCGCTGGCGCAGCTATTCCATTGCAAGCTGGCCAAATGGTAACAATAGCTTTGAATTATGTATTGTTTTAAATAAAGAAGGAAAAGGCACTCCTTATTTATTTGATGAAGTAAAAGAAGGCGCAGAACTTACTTTACGTGGGCCGGTTGGTGTGTTTACCCTACCCGAAAATATTGACAAAGATGTTTTTCTAATATGCACGGGAACCGGTATTGCGCCATTCCGTAGTATGGTTCACCATATTTTCAACCATAATATTCCGCATAAAAAAATTTACCTGGTGTTTGGATGCAGAAAATATGAAGATGCACTTTATGCAGATGAATTAAAAGCACTTGCAGAAAAGCATCCCAGCCTGCAGTTTCATTCTGTTTTCTCCAGGGAAAATGTGGAAGAAAATCTTGATTTTACTCACAAAGGATATGTACATAAAGTTTATGAATCCATCGTACAATCTAATAAAGCAAATAGTAACCAACTAATACCCGCTACATTTTACCTATGCGGTTGGAAGCAAATGGTAGATGAGGCCAAGCAACGCATAATGTCTTTAGGCTACGATAGAAAAAGCATTCACCAGGAATTGTATGGGTAA
- a CDS encoding PAS domain-containing protein: MKTAKKINIVISGGTTVIKKQVQSFLLNCSLPINEAALAGAITHLPSKEISRPDVFILIVEAINKKSLENLNRFSKKVTKAAIIVIAGKISFPQHQKLLKTGITDSIETKLLNVALLEKTIINVLRIKSLTNELQFSNERYYLVGQATNDMVWDWDLLNNKVFRSKEAWQKITGSKTLGEHNLPDSWWNRIHPQDKENVKNIIQNILQNPEIKNFHFDCKVLRDDGSPRHISEKGYAMRNEKGELIRLVGTSRDISELLELEQKLEEERKIKQDDITNAVIAAQERERENLGKELHDNINQILATAKLYIEYSMQNPAKRKEFLSSAMKLILSAVEEIRMLSKSLLPPSLGEVGLKMALQELVENIAIVNKFQIKENYVFNDSSLKDEDLKLTIFRIVQEQLTNILRYAKPRHVLIEIIQKKKSLVLIITDDGKGFEKSKIKYGLGFKNIASRVQLHNGQLKIDATKGKGCTIKVDFEL, translated from the coding sequence ATGAAAACAGCAAAAAAAATTAACATCGTTATTTCGGGCGGTACAACAGTCATTAAAAAACAAGTTCAGTCGTTTTTATTAAACTGCAGCCTCCCCATAAATGAAGCGGCATTGGCAGGGGCCATTACACACTTGCCTAGTAAAGAAATCAGCCGCCCCGATGTATTTATTTTGATTGTTGAAGCAATTAATAAAAAATCTTTAGAAAACCTAAACAGGTTCAGTAAAAAAGTAACTAAAGCAGCTATAATTGTAATTGCCGGAAAAATATCCTTTCCTCAGCATCAAAAACTCCTCAAAACCGGCATAACCGATAGTATTGAAACTAAATTGCTTAATGTCGCATTGCTGGAAAAAACTATTATTAACGTCCTTCGTATTAAAAGCCTAACCAACGAATTGCAGTTTAGTAATGAGCGTTACTATCTGGTAGGCCAGGCAACCAATGATATGGTTTGGGACTGGGATTTGCTGAACAACAAGGTATTTCGCAGCAAAGAGGCCTGGCAAAAAATTACCGGCAGCAAAACTTTAGGCGAGCATAACTTGCCCGATAGCTGGTGGAACAGGATACATCCGCAAGACAAAGAAAATGTAAAAAATATTATCCAAAATATATTACAAAATCCCGAAATAAAAAATTTTCATTTTGATTGCAAAGTATTAAGGGATGATGGAAGCCCAAGGCATATTTCAGAAAAAGGCTACGCCATGCGAAATGAAAAAGGGGAATTAATAAGGCTGGTAGGAACATCAAGAGATATTTCGGAATTACTTGAACTAGAGCAAAAACTTGAAGAGGAAAGAAAAATAAAACAAGACGACATCACCAATGCCGTTATTGCTGCCCAGGAAAGGGAAAGGGAAAACCTGGGCAAGGAGCTGCACGACAATATCAATCAAATATTGGCAACGGCAAAGCTATATATTGAGTATAGTATGCAAAACCCCGCAAAGCGAAAAGAATTTTTAAGCTCGGCAATGAAACTTATTTTATCTGCAGTGGAAGAAATAAGGATGCTCTCCAAGTCGTTGTTACCACCATCGTTGGGCGAAGTAGGATTAAAAATGGCTTTACAGGAATTAGTGGAAAATATAGCTATTGTAAACAAATTTCAAATAAAAGAAAATTATGTTTTCAACGACAGCAGCCTGAAAGATGAAGATTTAAAACTCACTATTTTTAGGATAGTACAGGAGCAGCTTACCAATATATTACGCTATGCAAAACCCAGGCATGTATTAATAGAAATTATCCAAAAGAAAAAATCACTGGTATTAATCATTACCGACGATGGTAAAGGTTTTGAAAAATCGAAAATTAAATATGGCTTAGGTTTTAAAAATATTGCCAGCAGGGTACAACTGCATAACGGGCAACTAAAAATTGATGCAACAAAGGGAAAAGGTTGTACCATTAAAGTAGATTTTGAATTGTAA
- a CDS encoding response regulator transcription factor, producing the protein MKKFLIIDDHVVVRSGIKGLLAELYQPSITEEAFDGESALASLKHNFYDLVLLDIQMPNTDALGLMEYFKIKFPDLKVLVFSMSPENVYAKRFLKAGAKGFISKDAPLQELKTAITRVLNSGRYISSDLAEALAMTENQQKENNIFNRLSAREFEIANLLLEGNNLSSIANSLHLRVSTIGTHKARIFEKLNIKNLLQLKDLAVSYRF; encoded by the coding sequence ATGAAGAAGTTTTTGATTATAGACGACCATGTAGTGGTAAGATCGGGCATAAAAGGCCTGCTTGCAGAATTATACCAACCCTCCATAACCGAAGAAGCTTTTGATGGCGAAAGCGCCCTGGCCAGCTTAAAACACAATTTTTACGACCTGGTTTTGCTGGATATTCAAATGCCCAATACCGATGCCCTGGGGCTTATGGAGTATTTTAAAATTAAATTTCCCGACCTTAAAGTGCTGGTTTTTTCTATGAGCCCGGAAAATGTTTATGCCAAACGTTTTTTAAAAGCCGGTGCCAAGGGGTTTATCAGTAAGGATGCGCCTTTGCAAGAATTAAAAACTGCTATTACCCGGGTGCTCAACAGCGGCAGGTATATCAGCAGCGATTTGGCAGAAGCTTTAGCTATGACCGAAAACCAGCAAAAGGAAAACAATATTTTCAACCGCCTTTCTGCAAGGGAATTTGAAATTGCCAATTTACTGCTCGAAGGGAACAACTTAAGTAGTATTGCAAACAGCTTGCACCTTAGAGTTTCTACAATAGGCACCCATAAAGCCAGGATTTTTGAAAAACTTAATATCAAAAACCTGCTGCAATTAAAAGACCTTGCCGTAAGCTACCGATTTTAA